Below is a window of Bactrocera tryoni isolate S06 unplaced genomic scaffold, CSIRO_BtryS06_freeze2 scaffold_7, whole genome shotgun sequence DNA.
AATTCGAATGCCATTTGGATTAAAAAATGCTCCATCAACTTTTCAAAGATTGATGAATAGAGTTCTTAACgaacatattaataaaatatgcgtCGTATATATGGAcgatattttagtattttgcaCTTCTTTAGAAGATCACTTaacaaatttaaagcaaatattcgAAGCCCTAAGGATagcaaagttaaaaatacaagTGTACAAATGTAAATTTCTCAAGAAAGAAACTCAATTTTCGGGCCACATTTTAACATTAAAAGGAATTAAGCCAAGTCCAGCCAAAGTTAAAATCATACAATACCTAAAGATACCTAATaccaaaaaagaataaaatcattttttaggAATGACAggattttataagaaatttattaaggattttgcaaaaattgcacATCCTATGACGCAATATCTAAAAAAAGgacaaacaataaatatatacaacccACAATTTATTGCAGCGGTTGAAAAATTAAAGGATATAGTTACAAATTCACCTATATTACGATATcctaattttaataaacaatttaggATTACAACTGATGCTAGTAATTTCGCAATAGGTAGTGTATGAGTTGGTAAGAGCCAAAGTGAGGGTCTTACTGCTGAATTCATTGCTGAATTTTAACACAGCGATGTCCTAGGAATTTCAGAACAGATCAACTCACATACCCAGGGATACAAATCGATCAGCTGTACGCATTACCAAGCTATATATCTGAAGACATGAATTAGTCAGTTGTAAGCATTACCGGCtcacatacctaaatatatgaaTCGATCAGTTGTGCGCATTTCCTACTAAAACGaatcgaaaataaatatcttatagtcttatattttttaattcaattagaaataataaagaaatccatttcagtacaaattactataattaagattttacatttaaaaataatgtcaatgttacttaaattaattgttttcatactttaatttattatatttgtttatctttttgctttttcaaagAGCCCGCTTTGTGATATCGGTTTTTACCCATCTTGAAAGCTCTTTTGAGCTCCCGCTCATAATCGCCTTTAGTGAAACCTTCCACTTGCAttgcttctaaaaaaaataaacaaagtgtaTGAAAACAAAGACTTATTAATTacgtaaaagtaaaatttaccaTATATGGCACTATTTAGGCACTCAAACTTCTTGAATGCCACCTTGTCTTGTAGTCCATCATAATTTAACTGCACCATGACGCTATCGctgagaatttttttcattccgtTTGTAACTCCAATTGatccaataatattttttataatagacACCTGATACACCGATTTATATGTTGGTAAGACTTTAGACTTACgtatatatctttatttttggaaacatCATCTTCAATTTCCGTGAGTTGCATTACGTCGCAAACTGGGAATCTTGTTTTCTTCTCCACTTTATTAAGCACTTACTTTATCAGCAAATTGTTCTGTGCCTGGCTGCTTATTAAGGCTGCAATAGATTTTGCCTgctctaaaataaaaatgtttatgtagAAAATTATGTGCAGtcactaaaaaatttaagtacaaatttgttttcttatgaTATTCACTCCGTTTTTcattcttaatttaaaattatttttatatatgttaaaataattctacaacaacaacaaactcaaactgtttacaaaatatagaaaaattcacaaatttgtttaacaaaattttttaaaaatttacgaaaatagtTTAGCATGAATGTCGTCAGGAAAACACTTTATACATAATCAATACTAATGGTAATATTGATTCTAACCATCCAATTTTGTCATAAGTTCGTCTATTTTTTGCTTGATTTTATTTAGTTCATTTTGAGTATTTTCCGGAACtacaaatacacaaaaaacAATAGTGAATTAAATTACTTGTTAGGGCTGAGATTAACTTTTTTGGTTTCCGGGGTTGGAGTTTTTGGctcgaaaaagtgaaaaatttcgGTCAAAAAGTTCTTCaccaaaaagttaattaaatttgttgaaaatttatttaatattaacataCCTGGACTAATGTTTTCATCGCTTAATGTAGCATTGCATCTGAATACCGGAGTTGAAGTAAATAAGTTTTGTGACATCTTTGTGTATCGACTTTTACTTAAATTGAATGCAGTATAGGAATGAATGAATATTCGTTGGCATTAATtggaaagtaaaaaagtttGTAGTTAACCTGCTTTATATTAAACGTTTCTTCGTTTGCAGTGGAGTGCAgttcaaaacaaatattgtcAGGTGGTTTGGCTTTTAGAGTGGTACAATTAGAAACAAAAGATGTAATGTCACCAAATCTATTAATTTTTGAAccactaaatttatttttcctaatAAGTTCACAGTTTTGatctttgttttttatttgctctAAAATGTTCGTTGGCTTTTTGACGTACTTTTTAATCTTTTGCATgtagttttcaaaattatacgATGTAAACGAGTCTAAAAATCCTATTTCCTCAACACATTCTGTCAAATGCAGAAGAGAGTGTACATTGAAAGACACTTGCTCTGTATTATAAATTACGGGAAAAAGTGtaacaaaatattctaaaatatcttGAACAACTTTGATATTTGATACATACTTTTTTCAGTTAGAAGAATCCTATATGCGGAATGAAGTAAAAGGAAATGATCATACACGTTTTCGTCAATATAATCTTTTAAGACAAAAATGCCTGTGTAGAGTATAAAATGTCGGAACTCTACACCTTTCCACcgtttaatttcttcaaaatctcTTGGTATTCGAGAAAATTCTTTAGGAAcgaagtcttttaaagatacaAGTTTTTTGGACAAGTTCTCTTTGTTTTCattgttcaattttttaaaattgattttaaaccACAATCAAACCACCACACCCAAATCAATCAAGTGCAGTGCATCTAGTGGGAACTGTGTCACCATTTTTGTATCCATTTCCTCTAAAACAGACCTTGCATCCGTTGAAATTTTGCGATAATTTTCACTTGTTCGTAATGAAAATCCTTCGGCAGTGCGTGACAATGCCTTTGATGTGCTGTAAACTGTTCTGTTGTTTATGCGTTCTCCTTGCTGGCAACATCTAGTACAACCTTCTAATGCATTATGTCCCATAGTCTGACATAAAAATGCCTTTGCGGGTGAATCACATAAGAACGctttgattttgatttgaaataccTTTCCTCTTATGTTTATAccatttttaagtaaattggATATTTCAGACGCAAATTCCTGTAAATAACTATTCACGCTGGATGGTtttttgtgcctaaataaaCGCCAAATAACAATACATCAGTATTTAATTGTGGAAAAAGCTTTCCCATAATAGGCCATAACGTTTGCTGTGAGCTCTTATTTAGTGGAAGACGGTCAATACCGATATCTAACATTACAATTTCCATTTGTTTTATAATGTCACTTATTCTACGCAGTTTTTTCGACTCCtaaatgcaaatatgttccaGGCGAAACACTTCTTATAATTGAATCCTACCTAATAATCAGAGACTCTGCGCAAGTTGGGACATTTAAATgccatttatttaaaagtttcaataaaCCATCAAAAGCCACACGAGTTACGTTATTTTTCACTGCCCATTGTTTTTAGTCAACTACCAAACTACTTTCATTCACATTTTCAGTTCAAGAATTTTCATTGTTAATTTCAACCACATTGTCACATTCAGTAAGATTATAATTATTGTCATTTGAATTAGGGGAATGTTGggccacgttttgatttcggttaaaaagtcacataaaagttatttttgtaaatcgattaaaacatgattgttaccgatgaaaaacgtttatttatcaatggaaatgaaagagagattcataaataataagaaaaataggaattggcgaaaaaaattattccgactcgcagtggatgcaggtgtaagtgttcgggttcggtccggcacatttcaagtgaacccctcgatcacaaacgatgcaatgggccgtgttttgacgattctcgtgcttcggcatctttttcttgcaaatcgtgcaaaaatcGAAGTCCTCTTCGATGTCGGTTTCGGACGGAGACGGGCTTCTCTTCCGTGGCGTCTTCGATTTGCCACGGCCTTTTTGCTTCTTGGCTGCTGGTTCATCGGCTGCCTTCGTCaatttttgccgcttttttcggccttgtcacgcagatctgcgacaacctcaggcgatgtcaaaatcgttgactccattgtcttgcggccacgttttgatttcggCGCAGGTGTGCCCAATTTCAACGGGCCAACAAATTTCAATGCATCACGGAGCTGTGGAGCCGAAACAAGAGACAACGACGATGATGCAGCACCACTTGTTCAAGCTGGGGCACTTGTCGATGCCTCCGACGTTGACACCTCCTCAATCGCAGCAGTCACAATGGCATCACCAGAGGCAAGAACTCGACGTTGATTGTCGGCGTCTTTCTCTTCGTCACCGAACAAATTTTCGCCGCTCAGTTCCGAAGCGAcaaagtcaacttcagtgaaaatttgcggGTTGAACGGGTAGATGCCAGTTGTTCGGAAGCCGGATTTGATGGTTTTCGGCGTTAACATAACATCGAGGCACTGATCGACAAGGAGCGGCACATGATGCAGATCGAAAGTGACACCAATGTTGGACTTTTTCCATGCATCATGCTTCACTTCATACGCGAGCttatgaagctccatcaaactAATTCCATAGTTGATGTCGCTGGCCTGGAGAATGTAGCTTATCAGCGCCTTCTCTTGTTCGATGTTGaagatctgaaataaaaaaaaattatttattattcgatgaaagaaaaagaaagaaaccagcAGAACACACTGTTTTTGTTCCCATCGTCGTGCTTTCAGCcagcaaattcttcattacatcggcattggcagtagtaacgtcgatgctcgcaccatcaaatgctgcaatataacgcatcaggttggtcctcggaattttgtgtgccgtcgcagattgtcgaacgctgttgtgatgtattttcaccgacttgatcgcctccaaaatgttgtcgaaaaaaaaaatttttcggagcacgaaactatcaggaaatgttgaaaaactattgtgtgtttgaaattctgcacgaaaaatcacttatacacgtcaaatatataaagttagcatgtcaaatgtaaaaaactatGTGGCCCGATATTCCCCAAAcgctcatatttgcaaaatggcggtggataatgaacacaatgtaaattcgtgcaaaatttcttttgtgtgtcgaaggctaaaggctcaactaatattataaacatatttacctggatgaatttattggaaaatgtgaaaaaaatcaactgtacacagagttgaaaaaaaactttcggagtGTCGAATTTCTTTTCCCATtcgaatttcatttatttcggcattaattaatcttctttgaTGACGTTTGCtgtacatacttaaataacttttaatactTCACACGCGACCGCTTACAACCTATTTCCTATGAAATTTAGTACTGAAGCGCTCACATACCCAAAGGGCTGGGTCGATCAGTTGTGCGGATGACCAACTCATATGAATAAAATTCGCACATTTCTTGAAGATAACAACAACgattttaaagcgaaatttttttcgtttcttgcCCCGCAACCCATTACCAACTCGCTTACTTTTTTCAGTAGTGAATTATTTTGCTACTGGGATGGGCCGTGAAATATTTTAGGCCTTATGTCTTTGGTAGGCAATTTGATTTGGAATGCGACCACCAACCATTGAAATGGCTAATGACAAAATACTCAGGGAAGGACATAAGTCCAAGACTTCAAAGATGAATAGTGAGTATGGgtgaatataatttttccatagaatacattaaaaagaaaaacaattatatagCAGACTTTTTGAGCAGAATAAGAAATGACGAAATTATTTCCCACATAGAAATTTTCCAAGGGGATGAAGGATGCAGTATTTCAGTAGAAGCAGAAACTGTCCATTCATCCTAAGAAAATACAGGATTTGAAATTCCAATATTAGATACAATTGTTAACAggtttaaaatgcaaataataataataaaggagAAACAAACCGCCGTCGAATCTATATTCTATTACAAACGAATTTTTATTGATCAAAGAGATATTGAAGAAAATGGAATAAGAGACATTATTAGAAGGGAAATATGTAGAGGAAAAGTAGGTATATATTCGCATCTGAACGATCACGAATATTATAAAGtacataaaattattgaagaaaaatttgcaTCTAATCTTAACGTGAAATTTGTCAAATGTTCTTATTTAGTAAAAGACGTTGACAACGAAAAAgaattaagaaaacaaattgcATTATTTCATAAAGATGAAAGTGGTCACTGTGGAATTATAGCCACTtacgaaaaattaaagaataaattatataatccTTATATTAAAGAGCAAATACATCGggtaataaataattacaatatatGTTCAGGCGGAAAATTTGATCGAAAtcctataaaaaacaatttttttttactgaaacacCCAAAACTACTAATGAAATAATTCATGTTGATACCTACGTAAATAGCAAACATTCATTTATCGTCTTcatagataaattttcaaaacatgctACATGTCCACCACTTACAAATAGAAATAGCAAAACCAATGTAAGTCAATTACAACAATATTTATCCATAAAaggaaaagtaaagaaaatggTGTTCGACAATGAATTCAGAGCTCAACATattgaagattttttaaaaagagaTGGAATACAATACCCCATAACTGAACCGAATTGTCACACTGGAAATAGTGATGTGGAAAGATTAAATAATACAATCACAGAAAAAGTTCGGACTCTAAATCTTGAGCATTATTTACCAATTAcccaacaaatttttaaagctaTCACATACTACAGTGATACTTATCACAGCACAATTAAATGCACCCCAATTGAagcgcaaaataaaataatagagcACGCAATAATTTATGATAGGctttgtaaaataaaacaatcaacaataaataaaacaaatatgaataGGGAATAATATACAGAAACTAGACGAGAAGGATTTATAAAACACTATAAAAATGTAAGACATAAAGAGGAATCAAAGTTTAAGAAAAAACCCTTACAAGGAATCCACACACTAACAAAAAAGACCTACCAAATTTCGCAACTAATCATTGAACatctatattaaaataaataattaatttaaatttgcaggtAATAATGTGGATATTAGTATTAATCTCATCATCTTTAGTAGGAGCAAGAGGTaatttaataactaaaaaataacacaaactaACGGATACacagaaatttataataataatcaaagcATACCGATAGAATCcgatttaattttacataaagtaGATATTcaagaaacaaaaaatctaCACGCATCAATGAAAGATAACATAGATATTTTTAGTGAaagtcaaataaattatataataaatcaaGTAGATACACTCATAAgtaaactaaaaacaataacacCTACAAGTAGACAAAAAAGGGGACTAATAAACATAGTAGGCAATGCATGTAAATATCTTTTTGGTACAATGGATAATACTAACCAAGAAGATATCACCAACCACCTTAACATAGTCGATTCTAACTTACATAATTCTATAACAGAATTaaatcagcaaaaaaaaactaacagtCACTTTAACTCAACAAAACAGCTTATTGAGGAAACAATAAACCAGAATCAGAAGAATGTTCTTTATCAGATAGGAGGATTGCATAAAAGTAGAAAAGATGTTTTGCTGCAAAATAcctatttagaaaaattacttatgttaaattcaattaaaaatcatattgagcatatttaaacatatataaCTACAAATGGCATAAATGATGCCAATATctttacaaaaaatgaaatagattATTACAATATAaacattggaaaaattaaatacttaagaacggcaatatttgaaaaagaaagagaattaatatttgtaatcaaagtacctaaaatatattttaatatacaagtaaTAACTATAATACCAATCccttatttaaataaagaaataaatgctaaaatttcaaatgttaTCAAATATAATGATACGATTTATGAGTACAAGaagaataaatacataaatgaacGTACCATATGAAAACACTGTACAATAGATAAGACATGtgaattaattacaaatgttaactcagaaataattaatattaatgacGAAATCATAATTGTAAAagatgcaaaaaattatttaattcaaaataattgtgGCTCGGGAacataaaaatcgaaatatttttgttttttggccagtcagtgatatctgtgtcaaatttcacttcaaaaacTTTCAACTTTGAGAAACTTTTTGTAGAACggtcaatttcctacaaaaataATTCGGTGCCGCAGAAATGTATCAATTGGTttcgcaaagaaaaaattaaatcgtCGTTGCGGCACGGGTTATTATCAATactattaagagctcatatgggtttcataaatttttttagggcatttactaaaaattttgaggGCGCTACagactcaaaaataaattttaaattaattaataaaatacttgGCTTTACCTTTTTAAAATACTTGGCTTTACCGAGATTTGACAGAATTGCACTTATATTTGATATGGGACATTTATCTTCAACCGTTTTAGAATTAAGAATTCTTAAGTCTATAACTGGTCTGTTTCCTTGTTCGTCTAATCCCTTTTTATCTACCACCCATACTGGAATATTGTAGGGAGATTCTCTAGATAGCCTCAATATATTAGTTCTCAACAAGTTACTAACATCACTATTTACAAAGTCAGAAACTCCTATTGAGTACAATCTAGAGTACACCGCTTCTCAGTCTTCTGTTCGAATGGGAACTTCTTCTGGCGAACTTAACgagcttgtcaaataaaacgTGCCTATTGGAAAAAGGGAGCTATCGAAAAATTAGTTTCCAGATGCCAATTCGATTTTCAACATGACAGCACCAATTGTAGGCAGGACTTTGTCAAGTACGAGGATATCACCTTTGTAATACACACGTCAATAAAAACGCCATATTACAACAAATACTAAATTATCTGGGAGTGTCCCATTATAAATTAGTCAAACTTTCACGTTATGTCTGGCAACATTTGCAATAGCATCACATTATGCTGTCACGCTAATTAGACAAATATTTGGCAGCACTAAATTTTGGTCTGCACATAATCAGAGCATTAGCAACGTAGCGTCATGTACGCAACATACTTGACCGGCAAAATCAAGGTGTTCGTTTTCCAACAAATTAGTGTAGATTTTTGCATTCATTTTGCCTCACAAAGCATATTTCAGTCTTGGCTTTTGATGAAATTCTTCCCATACCATGAGTGATCACAAACCACGCGTTTATGGCATGCTTCCCGTGGACGTATCAAATCCCTTCGACGTTTATGAAGACCATCCGGTCCATTTTactttctactcgacttgcactcctgctttctgagagcactcgtcaacaactagGTCTAATGAAACTGCGGGttggcatttcaagctccttacatacagttgcaaccgaaaccattggtacaatcgaccacaacacgtacggaatgggatagataacgagaattgaagagggaaacgaAACGCAAAGAACTTGACCAGCTGGCCGACAGACGTAATGCTCAAAAACTCtatgaaaagatgcggcgactaacagaaaatttcaagaccggagtataCTCTTGTAATACCCTCATAAGTGATCTAGTAACTGATGACCAGAACATAccaaaattatgaagggaacacttcttcagcctgctgaatggtagtgaaacTATAACGCAGATGCAGCAGACGTTCATGAACCATGAAAATGGagatattcaaacacggcggcgaaaaactgctaaggagcatgcatcagcttctttgtagactttgtatggtcggacgaaagcatgcccaacgattggaatttaaaattgctctgcccaatctacaaaacgggaaaccccacaatctgcgccaaataccttgagataagtctcctaaacatcgcatataaggttcaatcaagcgtattgtgtgaaatattaaagcccaccgtaaaCAAACTGATCAGACCTTATCAATGTAACTTTAGtgctggaaaatcaacaacagaccagatattcaccatctgccaaatcttggaaaaaacccgtgaaaagagTATGAGATACA
It encodes the following:
- the LOC120781655 gene encoding uncharacterized protein LOC120781655, with amino-acid sequence MRYIAAFDGASIDVTTANADVMKNLLAESTTMGTKTIFNIEQEKALISYILQASDINYGISLMELHKLAYEVKHDAWKKSNIGVTFDLHHVPLLVDQCLDVMLTPKTIKSGFRTTGIYPFNPQIFTEVDFVASELSGENLFGDEEKDADNQRRVLASGDAIVTAAIEEVSTSEASTSAPA